The following proteins are co-located in the Triticum aestivum cultivar Chinese Spring chromosome 1A, IWGSC CS RefSeq v2.1, whole genome shotgun sequence genome:
- the LOC123133416 gene encoding putative glycine-rich cell wall structural protein 1 gives MASKVSASCGLFLALNLLLFAVTSACPSCGDSGNNGGHGSSGGGRGGGGGGGSGGGGHGGGGGGGHGGGGGGYGGGSGGGSSGGGIIGGGPGGGIIGGVPGGGIIGGGSGGGGSGGGGGGGGGYGGGGGGGTSGWYGKCPTDALKLHVCANVLDLIKAKVGVPPLNDRCCPLLNGLVDLDAAICLCTAIKADVLGIHINLPIHLSLILNFCGKGVPTGFMCPN, from the coding sequence ATGGCGTCCAAGGTATCGGCTTCATGTGGCCTCTTCCTTGCCCTTAACCTCCTCTTGTTTGCAGTGACCAGTGCCTGCCCAAGCTGCGGCGACTCGGGCAACAATGGTGGCCACGGGAGCAGCGGCGGCGGgagaggtggtggcggtggaggtggcagcggcggaggagggcatggaggcgggggtggcggaggccatggaggcggcggcggcggatatgGAGGCGGAAGCGGTGGAGGAAGTAGCGGTGGTGGGATCATTGGCGGCGGTCCAGGTGGTGGCATCATCGGCGGGGTCCCTGGTGGCGGGATCATCGGCGGCGGGAGCGGTGGTGGTGgaagtggcggcggcggtggtggcggtggcgggtatggaggaggaggcggcggcgggacgAGCGGGTGGTACGGCAAGTGCCCGACGGACGCGCTGAAGCTGCACGTGTGCGCCAATGTGCTGGATCTGATCAAGGCGAAGGTGGGCGTGCCTCCGTTGAACGACCGGTGCTGCCCGCTGCTCAACGGGCTCGTCGACCTGGACGCTGCCATCTGCCTCTGCACCGCCATCAAGGCCGACGTGCTAGGCATCCACATCAACCTTCCCATCCACCTCAGCCTCATCCTCAACTTCTGCGGCAAGGGCGTCCCGACCGGCTTCATGTGCCCTAACTAA